ACCATCCTGCGCGGCGGCTCGGAGGCGATCGAATCCAACGGCGCGCTGGCGGCGCTGATCGAGGAAGGGCTGGCGGACGCCGGCCTGCCCGCCACTGCGGTGCAGGTGGTGGCGACCCCCGATCGCGCGGCGGTCGGCAAGCTGATCACCATGACGGAATACGTCGACGTGATCGTGCCGCGCGGCGGCAAGAGCCTGATCGCGCGGCTGATGGAAGAAGCGCGCGTGCCGATGATCAAGCACCTCGACGGCATCTGCCACGTCTATATCGACGTGGACGCCGACATCGACAAGGCCGTGCGCATCTGCGACAACGCCAAGACGCAGCGCTACGCGCCCTGCAACACGATGGAAACGCTGCTGGTGGCGCGCGAGGTCGCCGCGCGTGCGCTGACGCCGCTGGCCAGGATCTACCAGGACAAGGGCGTCGAGCTGCGCGTCTGTCCGGACACGCGCGCCACGCTCGAGGCCGCCGGCTTCAGCGGGCTCAAGGACGCCACCGAGGCCGACTGGCATACCGAATACCTGGCGCCGATCCTGTCGATCCGCACCGTCGACGGCGTGGACGCCGCCATCGAGCACATCAACACCTACGGTTCGGCGCACACCGATTCGATCGTCACCGAGAACTACTCGACCGGCATGCGTTTCCTGCGCGAAGTCGATTCGGCCAGCGTGATGATCAACGCCTCCACGCGCTTTGCCGATGGCTTCGAGTACGGCCTGGGCGCGGAAATCGG
The sequence above is a segment of the Ralstonia nicotianae genome. Coding sequences within it:
- a CDS encoding glutamate-5-semialdehyde dehydrogenase, which encodes MKQFDVNEYMALVGRQARVASRGMARAGTAQKNRALLHLAAAIRRDAARLKDVNARDVERARANGQDAAFIDRLTLTDRAIETMAAGLEQIAALPDPIGEISNVKFRPTGIQVGQMRVPLGVIGIIYESRPNVTVDAAALCIKSGNATILRGGSEAIESNGALAALIEEGLADAGLPATAVQVVATPDRAAVGKLITMTEYVDVIVPRGGKSLIARLMEEARVPMIKHLDGICHVYIDVDADIDKAVRICDNAKTQRYAPCNTMETLLVAREVAARALTPLARIYQDKGVELRVCPDTRATLEAAGFSGLKDATEADWHTEYLAPILSIRTVDGVDAAIEHINTYGSAHTDSIVTENYSTGMRFLREVDSASVMINASTRFADGFEYGLGAEIGISNDKLHARGPVGLEGLTSLKYVVFGHGEIRT